A window of the Burkholderia sp. 9120 genome harbors these coding sequences:
- the nuoL gene encoding NADH-quinone oxidoreductase subunit L — translation MSTILNENLLLAIPLAPLAGSLIAGLFGKAVGRAGAHSVTILGVAISFILSAVVFFQVMDGASFNATIYQWMTIGKTNFEVGFLVDSLTAMMMCVVTFVSLMVHIYTIGYMADDDGYQRFFSYISLFTFSMLMLVMSNNFLQLFFGWEAVGLVSYLLIGFYYTRPTAIYANMKAFIVNRIGDFGFLLGIGLLFAFAGSMNYGDVFAKRTELAALSFPGTDWGLLTVACICLFIGAMGKSAQFPLHVWLPDSMEGPTPISALIHAATMVTAGIFMVTRMSPLFELSDTALSFVMVIGAITALFMGFLGIIQNDIKRVVAYSTLSQLGYMTVALGASAYSVAVFHLMTHAFFKALLFLGAGSVIIGMHHDQDIRNMGGLRKYMPITWITSLVGSLALIGTPFFSGFYSKDSIIDAVKLSNLPGSGFAYFAVVASVFVTALYSFRMYFLVFHGKERFRGPKHPESPMGIEAAAHAHDAHAHDAHGHGHDAHGHDDHAHEPHETPWVVWLPLVLLAIPSVVIGAIGVGPMLFGDFFQHGVAFDKVIFIGANHPAVSEMAEEFHGWASMGLHSVSGLPVWLALAGVVVAWFLYIVRPDLPAVIKRAFGPIYTLLDNKYYMDKINEVVFARGAVAIGRGLWKEGDVVVIDGIVNGSARFIGWFAGVIRFLQSGYIYHYAFAMIIGMLGLLTLFVTLGGK, via the coding sequence ATGTCCACGATACTCAATGAAAACCTGCTGCTGGCGATCCCGCTGGCACCGCTGGCCGGTTCCCTGATCGCAGGGCTGTTCGGAAAAGCGGTAGGGCGAGCCGGTGCGCATTCGGTCACGATCCTCGGCGTCGCGATCTCGTTCATCCTGTCGGCTGTGGTGTTCTTCCAGGTGATGGACGGCGCGAGCTTCAACGCGACCATCTACCAATGGATGACCATCGGTAAAACGAATTTCGAAGTCGGCTTCCTGGTCGACTCGCTGACGGCAATGATGATGTGCGTGGTGACCTTCGTGTCGCTGATGGTGCACATCTACACGATCGGCTACATGGCCGACGACGACGGCTACCAGCGCTTCTTCTCGTACATCTCGCTGTTCACGTTCTCGATGTTGATGCTCGTGATGAGCAACAACTTCCTGCAGCTGTTCTTCGGCTGGGAAGCGGTGGGCCTGGTGTCGTACCTGCTGATCGGTTTCTACTACACGCGCCCGACCGCGATCTACGCGAACATGAAGGCGTTCATCGTGAACCGCATCGGCGACTTCGGCTTCCTGCTGGGTATCGGCCTGCTGTTCGCGTTCGCCGGTTCGATGAACTACGGCGACGTCTTCGCGAAGCGCACCGAACTCGCGGCCTTGAGCTTCCCGGGTACGGATTGGGGTCTGCTGACGGTGGCCTGCATCTGCCTGTTCATCGGCGCGATGGGTAAGTCGGCGCAATTCCCGCTGCACGTGTGGCTGCCGGATTCGATGGAAGGCCCGACGCCGATTTCCGCGCTGATTCACGCGGCAACCATGGTGACGGCCGGTATCTTCATGGTCACGCGCATGTCGCCGCTGTTTGAACTGTCGGATACGGCGCTGTCGTTCGTGATGGTCATCGGCGCGATCACCGCGCTGTTCATGGGCTTCCTCGGCATCATCCAGAACGACATCAAGCGTGTGGTGGCGTATTCCACGCTGTCGCAACTCGGTTACATGACGGTCGCGCTCGGCGCGTCGGCCTACTCGGTTGCCGTGTTCCACCTGATGACGCACGCGTTCTTCAAGGCGCTGCTGTTCCTCGGCGCGGGTTCGGTGATCATCGGCATGCACCACGATCAGGACATCCGCAACATGGGCGGCCTGCGCAAGTACATGCCGATCACGTGGATCACGTCGCTGGTCGGTTCGCTGGCGCTGATCGGCACGCCGTTCTTCTCGGGCTTCTACTCGAAAGATTCGATCATCGACGCGGTGAAGCTGTCGAATCTGCCGGGCTCGGGTTTCGCGTACTTCGCGGTGGTGGCGAGCGTGTTCGTCACGGCGCTGTATTCGTTCCGTATGTACTTCCTGGTGTTCCACGGCAAGGAGCGCTTCCGCGGTCCGAAGCATCCGGAATCGCCGATGGGTATCGAAGCCGCTGCGCACGCGCATGACGCTCATGCTCACGACGCACACGGCCACGGCCATGACGCGCACGGTCACGACGACCACGCTCACGAGCCGCACGAAACGCCGTGGGTAGTGTGGCTGCCGCTGGTGCTGCTGGCGATTCCGTCGGTGGTGATCGGCGCGATCGGTGTCGGTCCGATGCTGTTCGGCGACTTCTTCCAGCACGGTGTGGCGTTCGACAAGGTGATCTTCATTGGCGCGAACCATCCGGCGGTGTCCGAGATGGCCGAGGAGTTCCACGGCTGGGCGTCGATGGGTCTGCACTCGGTCTCGGGTCTGCCGGTCTGGCTGGCGCTCGCGGGTGTGGTGGTGGCGTGGTTCCTGTACATCGTTCGACCGGATCTGCCGGCTGTCATCAAGCGCGCGTTCGGCCCGATCTACACGCTGCTCGATAACAAGTACTACATGGACAAGATCAACGAAGTCGTGTTCGCGCGGGGTGCCGTGGCCATTGGCCGGGGTCTCTGGAAGGAAGGCGACGTCGTGGTGATCGACGGTATCGTCAACGGCAGCGCACGCTTTATCGGCTGGTTCGCCGGCGTGATCCGCTTCCTCCAATCCGGCTATATCTACCACTACGCGTTTGCCATGATTATCGGCATGTTGGGGCTCCTGACCCTGTTTGTAACGCTCGGCGGCAAATAA
- the nuoK gene encoding NADH-quinone oxidoreductase subunit NuoK — MLTLAHYLVLGAILFAISIVGIFLNRRNVIIILMAIELMLLAVNTNFVAFSHYLGDVHGQIFVFFVLTVAAAEAAIGLAILVTLFRSLDTINVEDLDQLKG; from the coding sequence ATGTTGACCCTTGCCCATTACCTTGTCCTCGGCGCGATCCTGTTTGCGATCAGCATCGTCGGCATTTTCCTGAACCGCCGCAACGTGATCATCATCCTGATGGCGATCGAACTGATGCTGCTGGCGGTGAACACCAATTTCGTCGCGTTCTCGCATTACCTCGGCGACGTGCATGGCCAGATCTTCGTTTTCTTCGTGCTGACGGTAGCGGCGGCGGAAGCGGCGATCGGCCTCGCAATTCTGGTGACCCTGTTCCGTAGCCTCGACACGATCAATGTCGAGGATCTCGATCAGCTCAAAGGTTAA